Proteins co-encoded in one Halorussus vallis genomic window:
- a CDS encoding branched-chain amino acid ABC transporter permease — translation MVNVLTTAVNAVMISALYALVAIGFTLIFGVGGVLNLAHGATLTIGAFTAYYATAALGLGIWTGTLAALVVAGLFSAVLYLGMIRWVQDEPIMVMILTLVTSIAVEQVFVVVFGTQPKAIPSLLPGQLSAAGITVQTNQALTFALSWLLIGALIVAVNYTQTGKAILATSMSAKGAALVGIESDRMYLYTWLLAGALAGVAGVFLGSFRTASYTMGRGPLVLSFSIVVLGGIGSIRGSVLGAYLIGFLEVFVVSYVDSSLSGLASLVVLVVVLLVKPEGLFGRELAEA, via the coding sequence ATGGTCAACGTACTCACGACGGCCGTCAACGCCGTCATGATAAGCGCGCTGTACGCGCTCGTCGCCATCGGATTCACGCTGATATTCGGCGTCGGCGGCGTGTTGAACCTCGCCCACGGCGCGACGCTCACCATCGGCGCGTTCACGGCGTACTACGCCACGGCCGCGTTGGGGCTGGGAATCTGGACCGGAACGCTTGCCGCGCTCGTCGTCGCCGGCCTGTTCAGCGCGGTGCTCTACCTCGGGATGATTCGCTGGGTGCAGGACGAACCGATAATGGTGATGATACTGACGCTGGTGACGTCCATCGCCGTCGAGCAGGTGTTCGTCGTGGTCTTCGGCACCCAACCGAAGGCGATTCCGTCGCTGTTGCCCGGCCAACTGTCGGCGGCGGGCATCACCGTCCAGACGAACCAGGCGCTGACGTTCGCGCTCTCGTGGTTGCTCATCGGTGCCCTCATCGTCGCGGTCAACTACACCCAGACCGGCAAGGCCATCCTCGCAACCAGCATGAGTGCGAAGGGAGCGGCGCTCGTCGGCATCGAGAGCGACCGGATGTACCTCTACACGTGGTTGCTCGCGGGCGCGCTCGCGGGCGTGGCCGGCGTCTTCCTCGGGTCGTTCCGGACCGCGAGCTACACGATGGGCCGGGGGCCGCTCGTCCTCTCGTTCTCCATCGTCGTGCTCGGGGGCATCGGCTCCATCCGCGGGAGCGTGCTCGGCGCGTACCTCATCGGCTTCCTCGAAGTGTTCGTGGTTTCGTACGTCGATTCGAGCCTGAGCGGACTGGCGTCGCTGGTCGTCCTGGTCGTCGTGCTACTGGTCAAGCCCGAGGGACTGTTCGGCCGCGAACTCGCGGAGGCCTGA
- a CDS encoding ABC transporter substrate-binding protein — MAAGIDRRRFLRFAGAGVAGTSVAGCMGGSQSSSSKKLQGGPLKIGVLAPEPGNNPIGASIANSAKLAAKQLNDDGGVLGANVEVSVKDTKEDPATGKRKYQELTVGEQVDLTTGVFTSEVQMNLMSSIAQQQTLHMSTGAATPEATRKVAQNYDRFKYYFRVGPVNSHYLGQNMVDFAKANFESMGWKSVAILAEDYKWTEPISKALTGSLSQAGIDVPINKRYAGGTQNFSPIYDQVANAGVDAAYVVMAHTGTSAVVQWHKQKRPFEFGGIHVPMQLPSYYKAVNGACRYAVTQNSATPTSKITKKTVPYANAYQKANGKYPVYTGYITFDAVKMYAEAVKQAKSKEAGKVIPKLENMSYTGTTTSSLEYYGKDHEYPHDVKYGKKYAWPVWLQWRETGGSGSQEVIWPENLASTKYQAPPWIN; from the coding sequence GTGGCGGCGGGAATCGACCGGCGCCGGTTCCTGCGGTTCGCGGGCGCGGGCGTCGCGGGAACGTCGGTGGCGGGCTGTATGGGCGGGTCGCAGTCGAGCAGTTCGAAGAAGCTCCAGGGCGGGCCGCTGAAGATTGGAGTCCTCGCGCCCGAACCCGGGAACAACCCCATCGGCGCGTCCATCGCCAACTCGGCGAAGTTGGCGGCCAAACAGCTCAACGACGACGGGGGCGTCCTCGGCGCGAACGTCGAGGTTTCGGTCAAGGACACCAAGGAGGACCCGGCCACCGGCAAGCGCAAGTACCAGGAACTGACCGTCGGCGAGCAGGTCGACCTGACGACCGGGGTGTTCACGAGCGAGGTCCAGATGAACCTGATGTCGTCCATCGCCCAGCAGCAGACGCTCCACATGAGTACCGGCGCGGCGACGCCGGAGGCAACCCGGAAGGTCGCACAGAACTACGACCGGTTCAAGTACTACTTCCGGGTCGGTCCCGTCAACTCCCACTACCTGGGCCAGAACATGGTCGACTTCGCGAAGGCCAACTTCGAGTCGATGGGTTGGAAGTCGGTCGCCATCCTCGCGGAGGACTACAAGTGGACCGAACCCATCTCGAAGGCGCTCACCGGGTCGCTGAGCCAGGCGGGCATCGACGTGCCGATAAACAAGCGCTACGCCGGCGGCACGCAGAACTTCTCGCCCATCTACGACCAGGTCGCGAACGCGGGCGTCGACGCGGCCTACGTCGTGATGGCCCACACCGGAACCTCGGCGGTGGTCCAGTGGCACAAGCAGAAACGACCGTTCGAGTTCGGCGGCATCCACGTGCCGATGCAACTGCCTTCGTACTACAAGGCGGTCAACGGCGCCTGCCGGTACGCGGTGACTCAGAACTCCGCGACGCCGACCAGCAAGATAACCAAGAAGACGGTGCCGTACGCCAACGCCTACCAGAAGGCCAACGGCAAGTACCCCGTCTACACCGGCTACATCACCTTCGACGCTGTGAAGATGTACGCCGAGGCGGTCAAGCAGGCCAAGAGCAAGGAGGCGGGCAAAGTCATCCCGAAACTGGAGAACATGTCCTACACGGGGACCACGACCTCGTCGCTGGAGTACTACGGGAAGGACCACGAGTACCCCCACGACGTGAAGTACGGCAAGAAGTACGCGTGGCCGGTCTGGCTCCAGTGGCGCGAAACCGGCGGGTCGGGCAGCCAGGAGGTCATCTGGCCCGAGAACCTCGCGTCGACCAAGTACCAGGCGCCGCCGTGGATTAACTGA